From the Lytechinus variegatus isolate NC3 chromosome 5, Lvar_3.0, whole genome shotgun sequence genome, the window tgtcatcatcatcatcttcatcatcttcatcaatcatcatcatcgtcgtcgtcgtgatcatcgtcatcgtcatcatcgtcatcacaaccaccatgaataccaccatcatcaacatctatgtcttcatgatttttatttagtATCACTTGAACACAAAAGGTGAACATTTATAACTCATCTTTGGATCACCTGAAATACAACCCATCTCTGAAACAAAGAATACACAGAACTTTTTACAGCACTACTTGATCGGCCCTTAAATAGTTTAAATTCAGAGGGCTGTAATAAGCGAAAGCCAAAGATTAAAAGTTCCCATGTCTTACCGGTTGTCCATTGATCTTCTTGATGTTTAGGTGTGCCAGCCTGAAGAGGAGGTACTGTTTCCAGAGCACATAGTTGGTGATGGGGTTACCTTGTTTGGATATCGTCAGGGATTCTAGTCTTCTCAGTGATGCCAAGGCATTCAGCTGCACTAGATTACTGATATTGCACTCACCAAAATTCACATtctgaagagagaaagagagagggggggggaagaaaacatacatttttttaaagaaatggaatgtaaggaagaaagacaggaaacatttgatttttttagcaaaacatttgatttttcaGCTTTTGATTAGTAGTTTTGGTCAATGGgggaaaattcaattttcttctttgtgTAATATTTCAACCTGagataattttcaatttttggtaCACAGTAAATGAATTCCATTTCAGATATTGTTACTAACAcactacaaaaaatatatagtaaTACCTCTCATTCTTTGAGAAGCATTTAGTTCTACTTTCAACAAAAATAAGGACTTCAATTACTCTCTTTGATGAGATACCAGTAAAGTGTCTCTACCCATTAAATGGTAGGTGTATCCTACAAGACTTACAGAGACATTAGGAAACCTGAGGCGTATCTTCTGCAGGTGCTTTGCGACCTTGTTGAAGTCCACAAACTTGATAGAGACGGTAGTGATAGACCCTGCTGCCTGGACACCCCAGTTCTTGTCAAGAGCATCCAGAGATCCTGGGCCATACAGGTGCAGTGTGTCCCCTTCTAACTCTGCTAGGTGGCAGACTTCATCCGGTGTGATGCTGTATTACAAGTGTATTAggtcaaatgaaatacatggAAATGAATAACAAATACTTTCCTTTAGTCGAATCTCTTAGAGACATTGAAATCTTTTCGACGTTGAAGAAATTTTACTAGTTCAGCAAATAAATTGAACTTATCATGAGTCAACTTAAGCTGGATCAATTGTAACAGTAATGAGATAATGCTCTTTATTACACaatcattaacatttttttgcagCCTTGCAAGCGAAAGCTCAGcaaaaacaggtaaatttttttaatcaattgtaACAGTAATGAGATAATGCTCTTTTTTACACaatcattaacattttttttgcagcCTTGCAAGCGAAAGCTCAGcaaaaacaggtaaatttttttaatcaattgtaACAGTAATGAGATAATGCTCTTTTTTACATaatcattaacattttttttgcagcCTTGCAAGCAAAAGCTTAgcaaaatctggtaaatttttGTGATTTGGAATAAAGAATGAGTTGTCACTTCTAGACACCAAACAAATCAATGTAAGAAACAgtagtctgcatgcacagaccctTGGTTTTTGCAATTTTGTATAGTGCATATTGTAGAGTCTGTAGTAGtaagactagattcactatgtactgtggTTAGTCAGTCAGATGATACTGAAGAATAAGgtacattattgaccctttaccaaaacATTTGACAGGattaaacataattttatgaattaatcGTGTATGTAAATAAGTGTTCAATGAAGCTTATAATATCAGTAATACTCTTGGAATACTGTACATTTTAGAGTGTGATGCTCTTTGAAACTGTCTAAATTGTAATGGGATTATCCTTTAGatgatgtattatttttttgaatttcTGAATTTCACTAAAAACTCACTTGGCAAGAAGATCAGGAGTGGGTAGCTTCCTCTGGCGAGAGTCTGAGCGTGTCGAAGGTCTGCTGGAGTCCTGACTCCTTCCTCCATCTAAGAGGTCAACCGGATGACCTTTGTCAGATCCTCCTTCGCTTGACCTGAATGAGAGAAAGATGTGATATTTATTCAGGTTCAAACAAAGCGGGGCCCCGtcacacaaaggtttgcaattaatcataaaatgaaaatggccGATCAATAATGCACGCAAGACAGACTTAGAACAATGCAAAGTGGTGctaccaaattttcatttgcacGAGCAATTACAATTTTGAGTGAGTTATTCAGGTTTTTAGCGTTAactattctgaaaataaaattcataccTTGATTATCCATCTTTTCCTCTTCCTCGTGCATTACGAATGTTGAGACTGGCTTCAAACGAAAGATGGGAAGCGTATCTTTTCattgatgtatatatatatatatttcatgatgaaaatttatgatcatgatggcaAAAAAATTACACAGAGTTCgagtttccttttttctgggacacactgtatactcttaccaaatttgaaaattgattatATCTCCTCATATTGAATGGTTAGTAAAAAGTACCTTaatctcaacccaggtgaggtaaatgggtaccggtaggaagtaattccttaaaaagctgtgtgcgctatgaacgcctagcttaaccgggtaatataggagcaccttgagcacctaacaaggtggatatgtgcgcaatataaataccctatattattattattaatctccTCTATCATTCTTAACATCAACTATGGTAATCGGGCCTTAATGAAAAGGAAGTCCCTTACCCTGGCCGACTATCGTTGGGCGTGGCCAGTCCACTatcccctcctctctctcctcCCCCGTAGAGTGGGGCAGCTTGCAGGCGTGACGTCTTGGCCAACGTGGTACTCATGGATGCTTCCCACTGCCTTGCTGCATTCTTGATGGCTAGCCGCCTTTTCTCCTGTATTCACAAAACCAGATTGAAAAAtgttattattgaaaaatgcACTTACACTTAAAGGtctctttttcaaaatttggcATCCACCATAGTCCACTTTGATATTGCAGTTCAATTCAGTTCATTTGTATCACAAATTCTTCCCTTCCAGGTTTTTCTGTCCTATCTATTAAGCAAGTATAGGAGCATTAAGGCCAATAAGTAAGGATTTCATGTAATTCAAGCCTTGTGATAGCCATATTTCCCATCTAATATAACACAGCAATATTACTTTTCAAAACTGAAATAGGCCACCAAGTAATTCAAAACCAACCACAAGATTCATTATaccatattttttgtttgaggTCAATCCATACATTTCAGATCTAGTGCTGTGGATGATGACAGTCGCGAATTTTTGCAATTACAACGGGGACGGATTCTACAACATAGCCAATCTATTGAAAATTCCCGTAATATCACAATTAACAACTGAGAGGTCTTTGTAGAAaattggtggaccgggacagctgATCGCCCTAAGATTCGGAGCTGACAAAAAATtccaaatatgtcgtttgtccagagtcactGCTTTTTTGATCCATTGATTTTCGACACAGGCTGCTTTGTCAGGAAAGGGCTTCtgacaatagattctctacgttccagaaagcgtctACGTAATGGTTGCAAAAACCCCTTTTGTCATTGAAAAACCTGTAGGGGACTGCAAGACACTTTTATTTGTTCAATCGTAACTCAAGTATAGGTGGAAACATAAAGCATAATGGTGtcttgaaagaaaattaaacataaatatCCATTTATTCTTACTTGATTTTGGGGTGCTTATGCCTGCTTTGAAACTAAACCTAACTTTCTCGTAATGCCCTATCACAATCTACAATTTGAAACTGAAAATAGCCTGCTACAGCCCTGCGCACACTATACGATTTGTTGCgattcaaatttcaaagaaattacaataacatttgatatgaacattccaaccaataaaatCTTTGTAATCAagagttcagaatagtggtaggactaCTGATGTCGTAATTCAGTCTAGTTCGTGCCTCTCTATAGTAATAAATGCAAATTCCATTCCAGATCTTAATGACGGCATCATCAGCTGGGGCTTGAAACATATTTGGACTTTACTCTGACCACAGTGCTTGCCACGGAGTACAAATATAATCTTATTATTCCTAACATTATGCCaaacttcaaatgaaataacTTTACTTCTTGAAACTTTCATATTCaaatgcaaaatgtgatttattaaATAATCGCGTCTTATCGGATCACATAGTGTGCGCCGGGCTTAATAACAAGCCTCAGAGATTTCAAACCAGATACTGTACCTTGAGAACAGCTATTCTGTTCACAAGCCTCAGAGATTTCAAACCAGATACTGTACCTTGAGAACAGCTATTCTGTTCACAAGCCTCAGAGATTTCAAAACAGATACTGTACCTTGAGAACAGCTATTCTGTTCACAAGCCTCAGAGATTTCAAAACAGATACTGTACCTTGAGTACAGCTATTCTGTTCACAAGCCTCAGAGATTTCAAACCAGATACTGTACCTTGAGAACAGCTATTCTGTTCACCTCTCTCTTCTTCTGCTCCTCTTTCTTCACAACAGCCAGAGCAACCTTCCTCTCATCCTCCTAAAATATGCAAGAATATAAAAAGAGATGCGATGAACAGGCAAGTCAAGGAGATGTTTGACAAaggaatttcaaatgaaaatataataataataacatttatatagcacttattaCAATTTGTCTTGAAgcactttacatgtacatactattATCCTGATCACCAGATCTTGCACTTTGTCCACTCTCTGGGGAACATTCCAACAAGACTCCAATGCTAGGCATACTAAACTGGTTTtcgcatcctactgggtacacatttaacacctgggggccgtttcatagagctgttcgtaagttaagagcgactttaagaacttctggtgatcctttctgacgcgctaaaccatcgcctatgagtataccatttaccacaagaaaggatcaccagtcgttcttaaagtcgctcttaacttacgaacagctttatgaaacacccacctgggtgGAGAGAAATATTACTATTGCCAATGTCCACAGTTGCATTCCAATTCAAGTTCAAAATGTTGAGACACTGCATAAGCCAAATTTTGATCAGACATACTAAAGTGGTGAGTTAAACTTTGAATGATGAGCAACTTATAACAACAATACGATCATCACACTCTTgaggcctgtttcataaaggcttgtcataataacaaatgcacaatttcgataacaaatttaccatcagccaatcagattgaaggatttctgtagcttttaactattattgcaaatttgttattataacaagtttcatgaaatggacCCTTGTAGTATAATTGAACCCATAGTGGTACACAGTTTTCATATGTACAACATTAATCTTGAtttgatcctcaaattggcctcaatcattaattttcttttcattttcatactctgaaaaaaataaaatatggacaTAATATGAGTCAGAATGAATGATAGAAGCAAAATCCTAATGAAAACTGCCAATTTGCAATTTTAAatagtgactttgttgtttccattaaaattgccaatttggagTGCGCGCAATGATTTAATAGCTTACGTTCAATTTTTATActccaaaaaaaatgatataacatGAGTaagaatgaatgataaaatcaaaattccTTCAAAACTTGCATTTTTAAATAGTGACTTTGTTATTTCCATCATATTGCCAATTTGGAGTAAGCAATGATAAGCGCAAGTTTAAGACAGAAGAGGAAATTTGAATGATAACGGATTTTAGTCTTACTGATATTTTCTTCATATCCAGTTGTTTCAGATAAGCCATGCTGCGGATGATGATAGATTTGTAAGAGGATTCCTGGCAGAATGGGTTACCATCTAAAGACACTTCAGTCAAGGAGGTGGAGTCAGCCAGACAAGAGATGTCATCCCAGCTATTCACATAatcaaaagaaagaagaaagaggacATAGAGATAGAAAGCATGACAGAGGaagtgagaaagaaagagagagagagaggggggggggcatggacaGGGAGATACAGACAGTCAAGAAAAGAGACATAgttagaaaagaaaaacagaaaagtaaaggagtgagagagaaagaagagacaagacaAACaatgtgaaattttttttttcttaaatcactttcaaagaatgacacTCATTAGAATAGTGTAGTACAGTAAACTTGACGAGCTGACTACTAAAATTCTGCAATTCATATAGCCCTTTTACTGGGACCGTACTGTTCAAGAGCCTAtagattttatatgaaatacttATCGATAGCAGTtattattcacacaaaaaaaatcacagatcAATTTGGATATAAATGCTAGGACAGGATGATTGTGTACAGGATGTGTGTACAGGGGAcagtttcatgaagctgttcgtaagttaagagcgacttgatttttaagaacgactggtgattgTTTCTTCTGCGcgaaataatcaccaatgaacatatcTAATGgcgaatatcatttaccacgcGAAAGGGACACCAGTTGTTATTAAAGTCGCTCTCAATTTACGATCAgcattatgaaacacccaccaggtaatACAAACTGAACAAATGAAGCATCATTGATGTGGACATCCATGTACGAATATGCATTTGCTGAGgagggggcgtcgtggtctagtggttctgactctcgcctttcaaacagtgGGTCATGATTTTGAATCCTAAcaatggcgtgttttccttcagcaagaaatttattcatactTTGCTGCACTCgatccaggtgaggtaaatgggtaccagcaggaagtatttcctcaaaaagctgtgcgcaccagaatcggtagactagcttagccggggtaatataggagcgccttgagcacctagtgaggtggatatgtgcgctatacaaatcctatattattattattattatgatgggCATGTTTCAGGAGGTTTTTGAGTTTGGGGTTGGCAGCTCAATGAGGGGATGGCTAAAGAATATCAAGAAGAAGCCAGATGGAGGAGAGTAAGAGGGTCGGTTGGAGGATGCAATGAATCAAGCAAAGAGGAAGGAGGGAtggggttaaaggtcaagtccacccaaggaaaatgctgacttgaataaataaagaaaaatcaaactagcatagtgctgaaaatttcatcaaaatcggatgtaaaataagaaagttatgacattttaaagttttgcttatttttacaaaacagtgatatgcacaaataggtgagtcagtcgatgatgtccatcactcactatttcttttgtattttattatttgaattatacaatatttcattttttatagatttgacaataaggaccaacttgatggaaccatatagtatcaaacaatgcttattccacatgttcagggaggaattaattgttgtatcacttgaccatgaggagaaaattagaatatttcatttttcatataataaaacaaaagaaatagtgagttgatgACGCCATGgactcctcatttgcatactagcCAGGatgtgttttgtgaaattaagcgaaactttaaaatgtcataactttcttattttacatccgatttggatgaaattttcagcgttatgcttgctggatttttctctttttattcaaatcaacatttgttgGGTTGGAATTGTCCTTGAAGTGTGATTGCCGCGAGTGTGAGGTGAATCAAACCATTCCCGTTCATGGGGAACAAAACCAGATTCAAAACATTGGACTACTTCTTGTACTGGCATGGGAAGCACGTTAAACAAACATTGTCTATTCTGACCAATGTCGTGATATGTCACAGATATCTATGCGAGTAAGAATTAAAATGAGCTTTCAAGTCAAACTTTCTCTTTGTCAAGCATCACAGAGATCAACTTCATCCTGTACTTACTTTGTTATGAGATTGAAACTTAGAAACAGCCTCTGCAAGCTCGGTAATGTGTCAACATCAGTCtatgaaaaaagagaaaaacaaatcatcaaATCCAATTCAATtctaaatttacaaaaaaatcctTTGTATTAATGATTGTAACAATATGTACCGTTATTAAGAACAACAATTGCACTTGCTTATGTAGCACTTTTCACCTAATTTATCTAATCAGTCTACAATAGTTCAACATAATCACCCTTATTGAACAGAGAAGCTGTTAGGCACTTCTGTGTTTCAAGAAATAAACTTGCATCAGGTTCTGAGGTATGATGTGGTACAACAATTTCCTGATTAGATATCTGAAAGTTCCATCAAGATATTACATCCTCAAATATGAAGCCCATTGCATGCTTTGGAAAAGGTTTTACATCAAAAGAAACGCGCAGATAGTTTGATCAAGCACTGCATCAAAAGATAAATTTAcaagtaaaatcacaaaattgatcATGTAAggcacattttatttttcattcctcCACAACCTCACTGTTCCTACATACAAAACATACAAGATCATATAATCTAGTAATGAATTGAAatagagatacatgtagatgcattTGGTGGATTTATGAAAATTTAAGACAGACTTTAATAAATGGTTCCCCTGgtacattgataataataacaacagcaacaacaacaacaaacaataataacatgcaacatttacaaagtgcttaaaacaatgtttctaagcactgcatactGATACCCCAGCTTTCGTACTGCTACCCATTAagtacacctgggtggagagcggcaaatgtagaaaaatgccttgccaaaggacacaaGCACCAGGATGGAGCTTGAACCCGGACTGTGTGTTTCAATGTTCAGAAACTTATCTACTCAGCCACAACTACACTAGaggggtactccgggctgaaaatatttatatctacataaatcaagtaaaattcacagagcaaattgctgaaaatttcatcaaaatctgataacaaatatacagttcagcaatattttgtgaaaacagttatatgcacattatatgcacgtcatcatgaatattcattagatgggctgatgatgtcacatcccaactGTCTTTTTTCTTACGTTATTAcgtgaaatcataattgtttcattatttcatacatttgtGAATGATACCTTGCTACCTTGTAATGGAATAAGTTGCAGCAGTGAATATCTAacgcactaaatcagttgtcaatccaactttttattattaaaggaaacaaattgaataaacctaatttcaaatactaaaagaaaaagTGGGGAAATGACATCAATTTGCTCACTGCATATTTATAAGGACAAgcctaaaactgtttcaccggaataatgcaacaccttaatatttcatatctttattattttcttgtctgattttgatgaaatttttagggttttgtttgtctgatttttctttatctgttcaaacaatattttcagCACTACTCCTTTAAACCACTTCTCAAAGCGCACACTCATTGAATATTTATAAGGACAAgactagaactgtttcaccggaataatgcaaaacCACTTCTCAAAGCGCACACTCACCACGGTGGAGATCTTGTTCCGCCTCAGGTTGAGTTCCGTCAGGGAGTCCATCCCACAGAGTCCCTCCACGTGGGTGATCTCGTTGCCGGCCAGGTTGAGGACCCGCAGCTCCTGCAGGTGATCCAGGTTCTCCACCTTGCTGATGCGGTTGCCATGGAGATCAAGAACATCCAGCTTCACCAGGTTGGTCAGTCTCTCGATCTTCTGGATTCTGTGAGGAAGTTCAGATGGAAAGAGCTGTTGCACATTTGGAAGATCTTGGTATCaggcaaaaaataataattttgggCTATTTTTCACAACTTACTGCCTAAATATGCAACACTGGATGAGCTGTAACATTGCAACAATGTGGGATTTTCCAGGGCTTCTTCTTTTTACAGTTTCCATGGCTCTTTCCAGCATTTTAGGAGCGAAATCGCCCTGCGCCCCGGTGTATTTTTTCCCTGCTTGGTATAAGCCAATGACAATAAAACTCAAAGGCTCAATCCCTTTTGCAAAACTGGGACGGTTCCATGTGGCTGACAGGCAAATACTCAATTCTGCGTCCTGTCATACAAACAATCAAATCTAAGATGAATATTAAGTTGCAAGTTGAAAGCAAATCAAGTATTAAAGATCTGATAAATAAGATTAACTGCATCTCTTGTATTTCAGGGTACTGGAATTGAATGAGAAGATAAAACATTTTGTGGGGGTTTTCAATGATCCATCTATCAAATTCTCTTCCAGCTTCCCTTTGTTCTATCCCCAATGTCACTTTGTTCAGATTCAATTTAAAGAGTtatctcatgaaaaaaaagcatattCAACATAGCTCCATTTACAGTAatctttaaatttgttttgttttataatttcTAACTCACttttgtttgtacatgtacatttcaaattttctatattttaaagTGCTTTGATATGGATCCCATGAAAAGTGCTACAGAAGACtaagctattatcattattatgaaaacaCACTAACCTGTTCTTGCCAAGCATAAGAACCCTCAAGGACCTCATGGTGTCCAACCCCGAGATGGCCTCTATCCTGTTGTCGTAGAGGTCAAGGAAGATGAGTCTTCTGAGTGATGCTAGGTGTTCTATCCTCCTGATGCCATTGTGCTGAAAGTTGAGTAATCTCAGGTGATCTTCTCCCTCGAGGATGGGGCACTGCGTCAGTTTCCTCCTGTATGTGGGAAAGGCAATATTGCAAATTCAAGCATTTGACATACGCCTTTTGGCTTTAGTGATGCCACTGGCATATTAAGGTCCCATGACATCATATGGCTCCTCTCTACTTGACACCCGTAGAATACAGGATCACCCGTACAATTACCCTATCAGGGTTTAGACCCCTCTCTTCTTGAGTCCTGTAGACCACAGGATCACCCAGAGCAAGGGTGATCCTTCAAACACTACCTCAAATCTTCACTCTCTTTATTTGCCTAACAACCATCAAGTACACTTACCCTATCAGGGTTTAGACCCCTCTATTCTTGAGTCCTGAAGACCACAGGATAAATGGTTAGCAAGGGTGATCCATCAACACCTGATATATTCATCCCCTTCATTCACTCAACAACCAGTCAGTAACGTCTGGCAGCAGGGCTAAATCAGGTAACACCTACTCATGTCTTTGCTCTCTTTATTCACAGAACAAGCAGTTTGAACCCATCGGTTACTCAAACCTGTCTAAGTTGAGACTATCAGGGTTTAGACTCCTCTCCTGGAGTCCTGTAGACCACAGGAATGCCAGCTAGAGAGGGATATTCAGAGAACACATCTTCACTCTCTTTATTCACCTAAGAACCACCAAGTACACTAAAGTTGAGTCTATCAGGGTTTAGACTTTTGCTTCTTGAGTCCCATAGACCACAGGATTACAAGGTAGCATCAGGGATCCATCTCCTCTTCACTCACCTAACAACAATCAAGTACACTAACCTGTCTAAGTTGAGTCTATCAGGGTTGAGACTCCTTTCTTCCAGAGTCCTGTAGACCACAGGAATGTCAAGCAGCAGGGGTAAATCAGTAAACACCTTTTCACATCTTAACTCTCTTTTCTCACCTTACAACCATCAAGCACACCTACCTGTCTAAGTTGAGTCTATCAGGGTTGAGACTCCTCTCTTCTTGAGTCCTGTAGACCACAGGAACACCAGGCAGAGAGGGGGATTCTGAGAACAGCACCCGGTCACCTACAAAGAAGACAATGATTCAATCATACTTCTTTATTTTTGGAACTTTGCGTTGGCTTGATTGACGAACGTTCTGATTGTAATAATTGAGGAAATATACATTCTACAAGTGCAAGtgaatataaattattaaatgCCTCTGAAAAGGCTGATAGAATAATTATGCATTACTTTCACAAGAAGTAGAGATATCTGAATAGCTGCCCCTCTATAGACTAGAAccttatttctaaaaaaaaatagagtatTTAATATTCatcccctccaaaaaaaattcaattgaatGACTTTATCCAACAATAAGAATTCTCATCTTCATTTTCagataggattttttttttcatttgtctttttgttaaaaatagacATTATTCATTTGTGTTAGAAACAATTATTTTGCAGCTGTATACGATGTGCAATGCAGAAAGTCAACAAATTTGTTagaatgtaattttttaaaatggatGTAATTTGTGGGAGATATATAATGATCCTTACTTTCTGTTCACTgtttatcattatcaatcaagaaataaatCAGGTGTGAACCAAGTAAACAATTATTTGTCATAACATATATTACAGATATTCAACTTTCTTACATTCAtataaattaacaaattaacacaTCAATCTTAGAGTTAAAACTGCCTAACACCGTAGAAATATTACTTCTAATATTCAACTTGAGTCACAGCAGAATACACTTACAATTAAAATGCACTTTTGCtgtgaaacaaaagaaatatatgtaGCCGATAGCACTCTTTAATTAACCCTAAAATTTTGAATGCAGAAACAGAAATGACCAACTCCATGTACTATGTTGTTAGTGAATCACAAAACctttgctgctaccctgtttggcgttcaacgattaaaggaaaaaacaaattttcggaattactcctatttgttcaagatcagtatgctcgatctgcatgaaaatcataaatcgtAAGTCagatgatttatgattttcatacagatcgagcatactgatcttatgatttttcattacagatcgagcatactgatctttaacaaataggagtaatgccgaaacttcgttaaacaaattataatttcctcctataaaagcctcttaatttactaaagggatagagcctcaacgatctggcactgcacagcggccgccgggcccacgatcaattgggcaaagcaaattttttgagtatttcatttcatgtctatttcgaacaataaattatggatttaccCTTATCGTATCTTTTCTATCTGGTATACACCTGTACAT encodes:
- the LOC121415163 gene encoding leucine-rich repeat-containing protein 49-like isoform X2 codes for the protein MYAYNKKRQRSGMTYKEVNSLGLQFSLQANASTVNERPAGKAPQPPHTDFRLTIQKIPTVPTAPYSLAMQTKGYTQDDTIVTDLDINNSEFRMGRDQGQGYRSAFQQDYPASQHALHSSRRFSQPVSAEPQQQDHSLSASYGGHTESRTPRHRQVHHPATAFATQLTDLDPNNYQKPTPPREEMPSVYPHPGSHSHSHPTHTHGATRQIQSAGSVQSRQVKPSSYVPDLGSPSTQPTCAFRTFNSGDRVLFSESPSLPGVPVVYRTQEERSLNPDRLNLDRRKLTQCPILEGEDHLRLLNFQHNGIRRIEHLASLRRLIFLDLYDNRIEAISGLDTMRSLRVLMLGKNRIQKIERLTNLVKLDVLDLHGNRISKVENLDHLQELRVLNLAGNEITHVEGLCGMDSLTELNLRRNKISTVTDVDTLPSLQRLFLSFNLITNWDDISCLADSTSLTEVSLDGNPFCQESSYKSIIIRSMAYLKQLDMKKISEDERKVALAVVKKEEQKKREVNRIAVLKEKRRLAIKNAARQWEASMSTTLAKTSRLQAAPLYGGGERGGDSGLATPNDSRPGSSEGGSDKGHPVDLLDGGRSQDSSRPSTRSDSRQRKLPTPDLLANITPDEVCHLAELEGDTLHLYGPGSLDALDKNWGVQAAGSITTVSIKFVDFNKVAKHLQKIRLRFPNVSNVNFGECNISNLVQLNALASLRRLESLTISKQGNPITNYVLWKQYLLFRLAHLNIKKINGQPTDQYSAENYFGTLSKLTAEELSNSRLQMLLGDSRRRLTQPLNELELKARRQLTAEQPSTSENAGKAGLVFFSEDGLDCLHRERLSKTDLASAYVHQLTSEAIDADRKVATLAQIWPKIFIGMVHKALLDMADLQTYQHRALERFKNS